The region ACAGCTCATCCAGCTGCGCCAGCTGGCGCTTGAGTTCATCGATTTGCAGGGAGGCTGTGTTCGTCATGGGCACCATCCGCATCGTCGGATTGATTGTTGTTGTCATCGTCCGGCTCAAAAGCATCGGAGCTCATGCGCTGGCGTTGCCGCAGCACCGCGTACAAGCCCAGCAAGGCCAGTAGCAGCAGCAGCGGCGGGCCGGCCCACAGCAGGGCTGTGCTCGATTTGAAGGGCGGCTTGTAAAGCACGAAGTCGCCGTAACGCTCGCTCATGAAGCTGCGCACCTGCTCATCCGTCATGCCGCGTTCGAGCATTTCGCGAATCTGCTGACGCAAGTCTTCGGCCAAGCCGGAGTGTGAATCGGCAATGGTCTGGTTCTGGCACACCAGGCAGCGCAACTCGGCGGCCAGCAACATCATGCGGGCCTCGATGGCGGGGTTCTGCGCCACCGGCTGGGCCTCCTTGGCCTGAGCGGGGCTGAGGCTCAGCAAGGCCAGCAACAAGAGCAGGGTCTTAAACATTGAGCTGCCTCAGCAAGGGAGCGATGGTGTCGCGCAACAGCTCGGGCGTCAGCGGGCCGATGTGCTTGTAGCGGATGGTGCCACTGCGGTCGATCACAAAGGTCTCCGGCACGCCGTAGACGCCATAGTCAATGCCGATGCGGCCATCCGGGTCATACAGCGAATCGGTATAGGGGTTGCCCAACTGGCGCAGCCAGGCCTGGCCCGCGCCGCGCTCATCCTTGTAGTTGAGGCCGTAGATGGGCACCTGGGCCTGGCGCGCAAAGGCCAGCAAGGCGGGATGCTCGTCGCGGCAGGCAGCGCACCAGGAGGCCCAAACATTGAGTATCCAGACTTGGCCCAGCAAGTCTTGCTTGCTGATGCGCTGCTCGGGCTTGTGCAACGAAGGGGCACTGAAGCTGGGTGCGGGCTTGTTGATCAGAGGCGAGGGCACCTCGCGTGGATCCAGGCGCAGGCCCACGGCCAGAAAGCCGGCCAGCACGAGGAACAGGGCCAGGGGCAGCAAATAGCGGTTCATGCCGGTTGCTCCGATTTGGCGCCGAGCTGGGCGCCAGCTTGGGCGATCACCTCAAGCTCTTGCACCGGCTTGCGCTGGCGATAGCGGCGGTCACTGAGGGCTAGCACGCCGCCCAACATCATGATCAGACAACCGGCCCAGATCCAGACGATGAAGGGCTTGTACTGAACCCGCAGCACCCACTCACCACTGGGCAGGCGCTCGCCCATCGAGATGTAGATGTCGCGCAGGGCATTGCTGTCCACCGCCGCTTCGGTCATGGGGTTTTGCTGGACCCGGTAGATGCGCTTTTCGGGATGGAGTGTGGCAATCAATCGCCCCTCGCGGCTGACTTCCAGCGTGGCGCGCGCAGCGATGTAGTTAGGCCCGGGCACATCGCGTACTTCCAGCATGCGAACCACATAACCGGCCAACTCGGTGGTGTCGCCGGAGCCCATCTTGACGTCGCGTTCGGTCTCGTAGGTTTTCACCATCGCCACACCGAAAGCAAAGGCCGCCACGCCCAGATGCGCCACCAACATGCCCCACATGGCCAGCGGCATTTGGCGCCCCCGCGCCGGCATTTGCGCCAAGCGCGCGCCGGCCGGCAGCAGGCGCTGCCGCAGGTCCACCCACTGCGTTGCCACGATCCAGAAGGCCATGGTGAGGCCGCCCGTGGTGGCCAGGCTGATGTGGCCGGCCCAGGCGCCGGTAGCCAGCGCTGCCGCCAGCGCGCCCACCAAAGGCCAGCGCAGGCGGCGCAGCACGGCAGCGGGCTCGTCGTTCTTCCAACGCGTCAGCGGGCCTATGCCCAGCACCAGCACCAAGGGCGCCATCAGAAGGCCAAACACCGTGTCAAAGTAGGGCGCACCCACAGAGATCTTGCCCAGGCCCATGGCATCCAGAAACAGCGGATACAGCGTGCCCAGCAGCACCGCCGCGCAGGCCACCGCCAACATCATGTTGTTGACCAGCAGCAGAGACTCGCGCGAGAACATGCCAAAGCGCTGACCCAGGCCGACCTTGGGCGCACGCCAGGCAAACAGCAGCAGCGAAGTGCCAATCACCACAACGAGGAAACAGAGGATGAACAGGCCACGGCGCGGGTCGGTAGCAAAGGCGTGCACCGAAGACAGCACGCCCGAACGCACGAGAAACGTGCCCAGCAGCGAAAGCGAAAAGGCCAGCAGCGCCAGCAACACGGTCCAGACCTTGAAGCCGCCGCGCTTCTCGGTCACCGCCAGCGAATGAATCAGCGCCGTGCCGATCAACCAAGGCATGAAGGACGCGTTCTCGACCGGGTCCCAGAACCACCAGCCGCCCCAGCCCAGCTCGTTATACGCCCACCAACTGCCAAGGCCAATGCCAAAGGTCAGGAAGACCCAGGCCAGGGTGGTCCAGGGCCGCGTCCAGCGCGCCCAGGCCGCATCGAGATTGCCGCCCAGCAGAGCCGCCGTGGCAAAGGCGTAGGCCACGGAGAAGCCCACATAACCCATATAAAGCATGGGCGGGTGGATCACCATGCCGGGGTCTTGCAGCAAGGGGTTGAGGTCGCGCCCATCGATCGCCGCAGGCAGCAGGCGGTCGAAAGGGTTGGAGGTGGCCAGCATAAAGAGCAAGAAACCCGCGGCCACCAGGCCCAGCACCGCCAAAATGCGCGCGATGAAAGCGGCCGGCAGGCGCTGGCTGAAGGCTGCCACCGCCACGCTCCAGACATTGAGCATCAGCACCCACAGCAGCAGCGAACCCTCATGCCCACCCCATACCGCCGCGATGCGGTAGGGCAAGGGCAGGGCCGAGTTGGAATTGGCCGCCACATACAGCACCGAGAAATCGTTGCGCACAAAAGATACCGTCAGGCAAGCAAACGCACCCACCACCAACAAAGCTTGCAGCACGGTGGTGGGGCGCGCCAGCGCCATCCAATCGGCCCGGCCGGTTTGCGCGCCGGCCAGGGGCAGCACACCCTGCACCAAGGCCACCGCCAAGGCCAGCAGCAGCAGAAAATGGCCCAGTTCGGGAATCATGGTTGGGCTCCTGGCGCCATGCTGTTGCCGGCCTCTTTCTGCGCCTTGGCGGCGCGTTGAAGCGCATCAGCCGCTTCGGGTGGCATGTAGTTTTCGTCGTGCTTGGCCAGCACCTCGCGGGCCACAAAAATGCCCTCGGCATTGAGCTGGCCCTGCGCCACCACGCCCTTTCCTTCCTTGAATAAATCGGGCAAGACGCCCTGGTAGCGCACCGGCATGGCCTTGACCGTGTCGGTCACCAAGAAGTTCACCGTCACGCCGTCACGCACCACGCTGCCCGCCTGCACCAGGCCGCCGACGCGGAAGGTGCGCGCCTGCGGTGCCTCTTTGGCTGCCACCTGGGTGGGGGTGTAGAAGAAGACCAGATTGCTGTTGAAGGCATTCAGCACCAGGGCGGCGGCCACGCCCAGCAAGGCCAGTCCGCCCACCACGATGGCGGCGCGTTTGTGACGTGGCTTGAGCGTCATGCCAAATCCTCCAGCGTCTCAGCTTGCAGGGCGCGGGCATGGCGACGGGCGCTCAGGCGTGCTTCCAGCACCATCAGCAGCAAGCAGGCGCCGTAAGCGCCCCAGACATAGAGGCCGTAGCCGCCCATGTGCAGAAAGTCGTCAAACGAATTCCAGACCGTCATCGTCAGCCCCCCCTCTCGCTATTCTTGGCCGCTTTGAGTTCACGCACCCACGCGGCCTCGCATTCTTGTTCCAGCACGATGGCACGAGCGCGCGTCCACACCACGGCAAAGCTATAGGCCCAAAAGCTCAGCGTCATCAGCAGCATGGCCAGCAGCATGATGTGGGCCATCTTGGGCGCAGCCGTCATGCTGATGGTGGCGCCCTGGTGCAAGGTATTCCACCAACGCACCGAGAAGTAAATGATCGGGATGTTCACCGCCCCTACCAAGGCCAGCAGCGCACCGGCATTGGCAGCGCGGCGCTCATCATCAATCGCCTCGGTCAGGGCGATATAGCCGAGGTAGAGCAGCAAGAGGATGAACTCCGAGCTGAGCCGCGCATCCCACACCCACCAAGCCCCCCAGGTCGGCTTGCCCCACAAGGCACCGGTCCACAGCGCCAGCAAGGTGAACAGCGCACCGGTGGGCGCCAGGGCGCGGGCATACATCGAGGCCATGCGGACATTGAGCATCCAACCCCAGGCGGCCGAGGCGGCCAGCACCAGGTAGATCAACATGGACATCCAGGCCGCAGGCACATGGACAAAAATGATGCGGTAAGCCTCGCCCTGCTGAAAGTCACTCGGTGCGATGGCAAAACCCACCCACAAGCCAGCCAGGCCCAACACCAAGGCTAGGCCCCAGAACCAGGGGATGCAGCGGCCCGCCAGCTGATAAAAGCGCGAGGGCGCGGCAAAAGTGCTCCAGCGCCAGCGTGATTGCGAGGCCGCGCGCAAGGGGGCGGTGGGTGAGTTCATGGCATCAGTCCAGTGCAATTCGCAAGGCCGCGGCGGTGGCCGGCGGCGCGCCCAACAAGGTGAGGATGAGCAGGGCCCCCAGCAGCGAGAGATGCGCTTGTGCCTGTTCCGGCACACCAGCTTCCACCGCGCCGACCGCCCCGATGCCAAAGATCAGCGCCGGAATCGTCAGCGGCAACACCAGCAAGAACACCAGCGCCGCGCCGCTGCGCAGCCCCAGGGTCAGCGCCGAACCCAGCGCACCCAAGAGGCTGAGGATGGGTGTGCCCAGCAAGAGGCTCAGGCACAGCATGGCAATCTCAGCGCCCCCCATGCCGAAGAGCAAACCCAGCAAGGGCGTGGCCAGCACCAGGCTCAGGCCGGCGGACAAGCAATGCGCCAGCACCTTGCCCCAGACCACGGCCAGCAGGCCGTGAGGTGACAGCAACATCTGCTCCAGCGAGCCGTCTTGCAGATCGCCGCTGAACATTTGCGTCACCGACAACATGGCCGACAAAAGCGCGCACACCCACACCACGCCTGGCCCGATCTGCCGCAAGGTCTGCGGCTCTGGCCCGACGCCAAAAGGGAACAAGCCGGCCGCAACGATGAAAAAGCCTAAAGGCAGCAAGGCCTCGACCCGGCGCCGCTGCACCAACTTCAAATCGCGGCGCAGCAGCGCCAGCAGCAAGCG is a window of Paucibacter sp. KCTC 42545 DNA encoding:
- a CDS encoding DsbE family thiol:disulfide interchange protein — protein: MNRYLLPLALFLVLAGFLAVGLRLDPREVPSPLINKPAPSFSAPSLHKPEQRISKQDLLGQVWILNVWASWCAACRDEHPALLAFARQAQVPIYGLNYKDERGAGQAWLRQLGNPYTDSLYDPDGRIGIDYGVYGVPETFVIDRSGTIRYKHIGPLTPELLRDTIAPLLRQLNV
- the ccmE gene encoding cytochrome c maturation protein CcmE, which translates into the protein MTLKPRHKRAAIVVGGLALLGVAAALVLNAFNSNLVFFYTPTQVAAKEAPQARTFRVGGLVQAGSVVRDGVTVNFLVTDTVKAMPVRYQGVLPDLFKEGKGVVAQGQLNAEGIFVAREVLAKHDENYMPPEAADALQRAAKAQKEAGNSMAPGAQP
- the ccmD gene encoding heme exporter protein CcmD — protein: MTVWNSFDDFLHMGGYGLYVWGAYGACLLLMVLEARLSARRHARALQAETLEDLA
- the ccmC gene encoding heme ABC transporter permease CcmC yields the protein MNSPTAPLRAASQSRWRWSTFAAPSRFYQLAGRCIPWFWGLALVLGLAGLWVGFAIAPSDFQQGEAYRIIFVHVPAAWMSMLIYLVLAASAAWGWMLNVRMASMYARALAPTGALFTLLALWTGALWGKPTWGAWWVWDARLSSEFILLLLYLGYIALTEAIDDERRAANAGALLALVGAVNIPIIYFSVRWWNTLHQGATISMTAAPKMAHIMLLAMLLMTLSFWAYSFAVVWTRARAIVLEQECEAAWVRELKAAKNSERGG
- a CDS encoding cytochrome c-type biogenesis protein codes for the protein MFKTLLLLLALLSLSPAQAKEAQPVAQNPAIEARMMLLAAELRCLVCQNQTIADSHSGLAEDLRQQIREMLERGMTDEQVRSFMSERYGDFVLYKPPFKSSTALLWAGPPLLLLLALLGLYAVLRQRQRMSSDAFEPDDDNNNQSDDADGAHDEHSLPANR
- the ccmB gene encoding heme exporter protein CcmB, translated to MSGRLLLALLRRDLKLVQRRRVEALLPLGFFIVAAGLFPFGVGPEPQTLRQIGPGVVWVCALLSAMLSVTQMFSGDLQDGSLEQMLLSPHGLLAVVWGKVLAHCLSAGLSLVLATPLLGLLFGMGGAEIAMLCLSLLLGTPILSLLGALGSALTLGLRSGAALVFLLVLPLTIPALIFGIGAVGAVEAGVPEQAQAHLSLLGALLILTLLGAPPATAAALRIALD
- a CDS encoding heme lyase CcmF/NrfE family subunit, whose amino-acid sequence is MIPELGHFLLLLALAVALVQGVLPLAGAQTGRADWMALARPTTVLQALLVVGAFACLTVSFVRNDFSVLYVAANSNSALPLPYRIAAVWGGHEGSLLLWVLMLNVWSVAVAAFSQRLPAAFIARILAVLGLVAAGFLLFMLATSNPFDRLLPAAIDGRDLNPLLQDPGMVIHPPMLYMGYVGFSVAYAFATAALLGGNLDAAWARWTRPWTTLAWVFLTFGIGLGSWWAYNELGWGGWWFWDPVENASFMPWLIGTALIHSLAVTEKRGGFKVWTVLLALLAFSLSLLGTFLVRSGVLSSVHAFATDPRRGLFILCFLVVVIGTSLLLFAWRAPKVGLGQRFGMFSRESLLLVNNMMLAVACAAVLLGTLYPLFLDAMGLGKISVGAPYFDTVFGLLMAPLVLVLGIGPLTRWKNDEPAAVLRRLRWPLVGALAAALATGAWAGHISLATTGGLTMAFWIVATQWVDLRQRLLPAGARLAQMPARGRQMPLAMWGMLVAHLGVAAFAFGVAMVKTYETERDVKMGSGDTTELAGYVVRMLEVRDVPGPNYIAARATLEVSREGRLIATLHPEKRIYRVQQNPMTEAAVDSNALRDIYISMGERLPSGEWVLRVQYKPFIVWIWAGCLIMMLGGVLALSDRRYRQRKPVQELEVIAQAGAQLGAKSEQPA